The following are from one region of the Silene latifolia isolate original U9 population chromosome 9, ASM4854445v1, whole genome shotgun sequence genome:
- the LOC141598853 gene encoding F-box protein CPR1-like isoform X1, which produces MASESIFPDEIMIEILLRLPVKSILRCKTLSKHHYSLIHSQFFIRRHLALGRLNDKSIVSPIQGSVHLFDRRGRIEILEVPSPFADEPPNYHGHVAYDPVEGLYLVIEPMKDRFAVWNPSTREHLLLPPVPSEENSSDTGIRDLQCFAYGFGYDDITNDYKFVLISEDVDVVAPNAKSFNIFSVSKGEWRSIEGWSGVVPLHINFGIGVFVHGACHWEYASSGRPGFTILAFDMLTESHRFIALPTVGDEYVWSDAFIVSFNGCLGLVNEQVENRVENNMTVLISSFDVWVMAEYGVTESWKILHRVLLPDGIGGRYLGIVRGRFYITKGDGCMVSYDLYSKDEEHYDILDDVFRSLLPYEESLVRIIKSVY; this is translated from the coding sequence ATGGCTTCCGAATCAATATTTCCGGATGAAATAATGATAGAAATACTATTAAGACTCCCAGTTAAATCAATTTTAAGATGCAAAACCCTATCAAAACATCATTATTCCCTAATTCATAGCCAATTCTTCATTCGTCGCCACCTCGCTCTCGGCCGACTCAACGACAAGTCGATTGTTAGTCCAATACAAGGCTCTGTACATTTATTCGATAGGAGAGGCCGCATTGAAATCTTAGAAGTCCCGTCTCCCTTCGCCGATGAGCCGCCAAATTACCATGGGCATGTAGCTTATGATCCAGTAGAAGGTCTCTACTTGGTTATTGAGCCAATGAAAGACCGCTTTGCTGTATGGAATCCGTCTACTAGGGAGCATTTACTTCTCCCTCCTGTTCCTTCTGAAGAAAACTCGAGTGATACTGGCATTCGTGATCTACAATGTTTTGCTTACGGGTTTGGGTATGATGACATTACAAATGATTACAAGTTTGTTTTAATTTCCGAGGATGTAGATGTAGTTGCGCCTAATGCCAAGTCGTTCAACATCTTCAGTGTTAGCAAAGGAGAATGGAGAAGTATTGAAGGGTGGTCTGGTGTAGTTCCTTTGCACATCAATTTTGGTATTGGAGTCTTTGTTCACGGTGCTTGTCATTGGGAATATGCGTCCTCTGGTCGCCCAGGATTTACCATTCTTGCTTTTGACATGCTGACTGAGTCGCATAGATTTATAGCATTGCCTACTGTAGGAGATGAATATGTTTGGTCCGATGCGTTTATTGTCTCCTTTAATGGGTGTCTAGGTTTGGTCAATGAACAAGTAGAAAATAGAGTAGAAAATAATATGACAGTACTAATTTCGTCTTTTGATGTGTGGGTTATGGCTGAGTatggtgttacagaatcttggaAAATTCTACATCGAGTTTTGCTACCAGATGGGATTGGTGGTAGATATTTGGGGATTGTAAGGGGCCGGTTTTATATTACAAAAGGTGATGGGTGTATGGTCTCGTATGATCTCTATTCTAAGGATGAAGAACATTACGATATCTTGGATGATGTCTTTCGTAGCTTACTGCCTTACGAGGAATCTCTAGTACGCATCATTAAGTCAGTTTACTAA
- the LOC141598853 gene encoding uncharacterized protein LOC141598853 isoform X2, which translates to MACYMLESDKQFLCCKDTQTLEVYEIDNLYIAPVRQKYWTHVETVQSEEGQEFELFKIGDGEIIAGCELEALMKDLMCLGMMVNREGLCFLKNPQINILDQCQVEYYRMFDLFDWSKYDVKSRLNTRWVRNDIVTGRPILEMLGKDAELIENKRLHLGELAELKCKHSQDIEDLKGNHSKDIHELEQKHLSNFAEFQLKIDEELKAKQAEIMEILKDFTPN; encoded by the coding sequence ATGGCATGCTACATGCTCGAGTCCGACAAGCAATTCCTGTGTTGCAAAGATACACAAACTCTGGAGGTATATGAGATTGACAACCTTTACATTGCTCCTGTACGACAAAAGTATTGGACCCATGTAGAGACGGTCCAATCGGAAGAAGGGCAGGAATTTGAATTATTTAAAATTGGTGATGGCGAGATTATTGCAGGCTGTGAATTAGAAGCATTGATGAAAGATCTAATGTGTCTGGGAATGATGGTTAATCGTGAAGGACTTTGCTTTCTTAAGAATCCGCAGATTAACATTTTGGATCAATGTCAAGTTGAATATTACAGGATGTTTGATCTATTTGATTGGTCGAAGTACGATGTTAAGTCTAGGCTGAACACCAGGTGGGTTCGTAATGACATTGTGACAGGTCGTCCCATCTTGGAAATGTTGGGGAAGGATGCGGAATTAATAGAGAATAAGCGTCTGCATTTGGGGGAATTGGCGGAATTGAAGTGTAAGCATAGCCAGGATATAGAGGATTTGAAAGGTAACCATAGTAAGGATATCCATGAACTAGAGCAAAAACATTTGTCTAATTTTGCAGAATTTCAACTAAAAATAGATGAAGAACTGAAAGCAAAGCAAGCTGAAATAATGGAAATTTTGAAGGATTTTACTCCAAACTAG
- the LOC141600505 gene encoding F-box/kelch-repeat protein At3g23880-like: MATKTCFPEDLVVEILVRMPVKSVLRCKASSKHYYSLIRGQCFILRHLRLGKLNRSFLSPVLGSVHVFARGGHGKVLERTPCIVEELSNVDGHYHKIQSICGPIDGLYCVIERNNNSSRRRIALWNPATREHFILPNPEHNNYFGKKTRLEAGLIDDFCIRAFGFGHDCNENNYKVVIIYALISDMLDNKLYFYIFDVSKREWRNYEEIISLNPWNIESNVGVFVRGGCHWVCPPPLQGTVSGYTILAFDMSMERHRNIPLPESVIDEYVWSTNSIVTLNGCLALINSPGVDTKERSWCFNVWVMGEYGVNESWIFLYRVSLAPGIVGRFLGLIGDRFYVAEEEGCLVSYNLRSKNDERYDIIDNNVRHIVPYEESLVRIVES, from the coding sequence ATGGCAACCAAAACATGTTTTCCAGAAGATTTAGTAGTAGAAATTCTAGTAAGAATGCCAGTCAAATCAGTTTTGAGATGCAAAGCCTCATCAAAGCATTATTACTCTTTAATTCGTGGCCAATGCTTTATTCTTCGACACCTTCGCCTTGGAAAACTCAACAGGTCGTTTCTGAGTCCAGTGTTAGGTTCTGTACATGTCTTTGCGCGGGGAGGGCATGGCAAGGTGTTGGAGAGGACACCTTGCATCGTTGAAGAGTTATCGAATGTTGACGGCCATTATCATAAAATTCAATCCATTTGTGGACCTATAGATGGTCTCTACTGTGTGATAGAAAGAAATAACAACTCTTCTAGACGCCGCATTGCATTATGGAATCCCGCTACTAGGGAGCATTTTATCCTCCCTAATCCCGAACACAAtaattattttggaaaaaaaactAGGCTAGAAGCCGGACTGATTGATGATTTTTGTATTCGAGCATTTGGGTTTGGGCACGATTGCAATGAAAATAATTACAAGGTTGTTATAATTTACGCGCTTATCTCAGATATGCTCGATAACAAGCTGTATTTTTACATCTTTGATGTGAGTAAGCGCGAATGGAGAAATTACGAGGAGATCATTAGTTTAAATCCTTGGAACATTGAATCTAATGTTGGAGTCTTTGTTCGCGGGGGTTGTCATTGGGTATGTCCGCCCCCTCTACAAGGTACTGTTTCTGGGTATACGATTCTTGCATTCGATATGTCTATGGAAAGACATAGAAACATTCCATTACCTGAAAGCGTAATTGATGAATACGTATGGTCTACCAATTCGATTGTGACGTTGAATGGGTGTCTAGCTTTGATTAATTCCCCAGGAGTGGATACGAAGGAAAGGTCTTGGTGCTTCAATGTATGGGTCATGGGAGAGTATGGTGTAAATGAATCATGGATATTCTTGTACCGAGTTTCACTAGCACCTGGGATTGTTGGTCGGTTTTTGGGGCTTATAGGGGACCGGTTTTATGTCGCAGAAGAAGAGGGGTGTCTGGTTTCGTATAATCTCCGCTCCAAGAATGATGAACGTTATGATATTATAGATAACAACGTTCGTCACATAGTGCCTTACGAGGAATCCCTTGTCCGCATTGTCGAGTCATAG
- the LOC141602369 gene encoding F-box/kelch-repeat protein At3g06240-like has translation MASESIFPDEIMIEILLRLPVKSILRCKTLSKHHYSLIHSQFFIRRHLSLGRLNDQSIISPIQDSVRLFDRRGHIEVLETSPTIFDESSNYYGDVVCDPVEGLYLVIDPMKDRFAVWNPSTREHFLLPPVPSAYDDYDTRICDRQCYAYGFGYDDITNDYKFVLIYDINLEISEDVDVVSQNIKSFNIFSVSKGEWRSIEEWSGVVPELINFCSGVFVHGACHWEYTSSGRPGFTILAFDMLTELNRFIALPTVGDEYAWSEAFIVSFSGCLGLVNAQKGGNMTGLSLSFDVWVMAEYGVLESWKILHRVMLPDGIGGRYLGIVRDRFYITKGDGCLVSYDLYSKDEERYDILDSDVGSLLSYEESLVRIIKPVY, from the coding sequence ATGGCTTCCGAATCAATATTTCCGGATGAAATAATGATAGAAATACTATTAAGACTCCCAGTTAAATCAATTTTAAGATGCAAAACCCTATCAAAGCATCATTATTCCCTAATTCACAGCCAATTCTTCATTCGTCGTCACCTTTCCCTTGGTCGGCTCAACGACCAATCAATTATTAGTCCAATACAAGACTCAGTACGTTTATTCGATAGGAGAGGCCATATTGAGGTCTTAGAAACCTCGCCTACCATCTTCGACGAGTCGTCAAATTACTATGGGGATGTAGTTTGTGATCCAGTGGAAGGTCTCTACTTGGTTATTGATCCAATGAAAGACCGCTTTGCGGTTTGGAATCCATCTACTAGGGAGCATTTTCTTCTCCCTCCTGTTCCTTCAGCTTACGATGATTATGATACACGCATTTGTGATCGACAATGTTATGCTTACGGGTTTGGGTATGATGACATTACCAATGATTACAAGTTTGTTTTAATTTACGATATCAATTTAGAAATTTCTGAGGATGTTGATGTAGTTTCGCAAAATATCAAGTCATTCAACATCTTCAGTGTCAGCAAAGGAGAATGGAGAAGTATTGAAGAGTGGTCTGGTGTAGTCCCTGAGCTCATCAATTTTTGTAGTGGAGTCTTTGTTCACGGTGCTTGTCATTGGGAATATACGTCCTCTGGTCGCCCTGGATTTACCATTCTTGCTTTTGACATGTTGACTGAGTTGAATAGATTTATAGCATTGCCTACTGTAGGAGATGAATATGCTTGGTCCGAGGCGTTTATTGTCTCCTTCAGTGGGTGTCTAGGTTTGGTCAATGCACAAAAAGGAGGTAATATGACGGGACTGTCTTTGTCTTTTGATGTGTGGGTTATGGCTGAGTATGGTGTTTTGGAATCTTGGAAAATTCTACATCGAGTTATGCTACCAGATGGGATTGGTGGTCGATATTTGGGGATTGTAAGGGACCGGTTTTATATTACAAAAGGTGACGGGTGTCTGGTCTCGTATGATCTCTATTCTAAGGATGAAGAACGTTATGATATCTTGGATAGCGATGTTGGTAGCCTACTGTCTTATGAGGAATCTCTTGTACGCATCATTAAGCCAGTTTACTAA
- the LOC141600506 gene encoding RNA polymerase II C-terminal domain phosphatase-like 4 — protein sequence MKQEAMQEQKCPRLKIRVNMTKILSKMDQLRDQDSQAVLGQKKLNLILDLDNTLLHAKRTKKLTLEDKRRVRDDSCELHKVEDGSKLVKLRPGVREFLKKASDMFELSIYTMGTRDYAHTMADLLALGSNQDDGGSVFWKKIISREDCTHEGQKGLDIVLLDRRNVLIVDDKEDVWEESCRANVIKIAPYCFFEDEKRKREVDNELIAMDDELKKVLSTLSMVHQMFYEDNNGDGEYMKRDVRRVLERVRDHEEQKKKDDEESARRKRLEEAKARRLIIRFCAPVTKRCKRDATMMASVNSSQYLV from the coding sequence ATGAAACAAGAAGCCATGCAAGAGCAAAAGTGTCCTCGTCTCAAAATTCGAGTTAATATGACCAAAATTCTTTCCAAGATGGACCAGCTTCGAGATCAAGACTCACAAGCTGTTCTAGGGCAAAAGAAGTTGAATTTAATTCTCGACTTGGATAACACCCTCCTCCATGCAAAAAGAACTAAAAAACTCACCTTAGAAGACAAGCGACGAGTTAGGGACGACTCGTGTGAGCTGCACAAGGTTGAAGATGGATCAAAATTAGTCAAGTTACGGCCAGGTGTACGTGAGTTTCTCAAGAAAGCTAGTGATATGTTTGAGTTGTCTATCTATACTATGGGGACACGTGACTATGCTCATACTATGGCGGATTTGCTAGCTCTTGGATCGAACCAAGATGATGGTGGGTCCGTGTTTTGGAAGAAGATTATTAGTAGGGAGGATTGTACTCATGAGGGGCAGAAAGGGCTTGATATTGTGTTATTGGATAGACGCAACGTTTTGATCGTTGATGATAAGGAAGATGTTTGGGAGGAATCTTGTAGGGCTAATGTTATCAAGATTGCTCCTTATTGTTTCTTTGAAGacgaaaaaagaaaaagggaagtTGATAATGAGCTAATAGCAATGGATGATGAGCTTAAGAAGGTTTTGAGTACATTGAGTATGGTCCATCAAATGTTTTATGAAGATAATAATGGAGATGGAGAATACATGAAAAGAGATGTGAGACGGGTTCTTGAAAGAGTTCGCGATCATGAAGAACAAAAGAAGAAAGACGATGAAGAGTCAGCTCGACGTAAAAGGTTGGAAGAAGCGAAGGCTCGACGTTTAATCATAAGGTTTTGTGCGCCGGTAACAAAGAGGTGCAAGAGAGATGCAACGATGATGGCATCAGTTAACAGTTCTCAATATTTAGTCTAA